The following are from one region of the Paraglaciecola sp. L1A13 genome:
- a CDS encoding Hsp20/alpha crystallin family protein produces the protein MSNLSVNNRSDDKKSSGSFPNLFGQHVFDDFVQNFTSHLPFAREAIGSGESKLDFVNPKVDITESKKAYTLTAELPGLDNDDIALDLSDGILTLSGQKKYENEADTDDNVHVMERNYGSFQRSFRLPVSVEQDAIEAEFKKGLLKVKLPKSVKAQELQRKIKISN, from the coding sequence ATGAGTAATCTATCTGTAAATAATCGTTCTGATGACAAAAAATCTTCCGGTTCATTTCCAAATTTGTTTGGCCAACACGTTTTTGATGATTTTGTACAAAACTTTACGTCGCACTTACCTTTTGCTCGAGAAGCAATCGGCAGCGGCGAAAGCAAGCTCGATTTCGTTAATCCGAAGGTTGATATCACCGAAAGTAAAAAGGCGTATACCTTAACAGCAGAATTACCAGGGTTAGATAATGACGACATTGCGTTAGATTTGTCGGATGGTATTTTGACGCTTAGTGGTCAGAAGAAGTACGAAAATGAAGCTGACACTGATGACAATGTGCATGTAATGGAGCGCAATTACGGCAGCTTTCAACGTAGCTTTAGATTGCCTGTAAGCGTTGAGCAAGATGCGATTGAAGCTGAGTTTAAAAAAGGATTGCTCAAGGTTAAGTTACCAAAATCGGTAAAAGCTCAAGAGTTACAACGCAAAATAAAAATTTCAAATTAA
- a CDS encoding catalase → MTESFKYAGNKGKGGELHQPATDAHPTMTTAQGCPVSDDQNSLKVGSRGPGLLEDHVLREKLFHFDHERIPERVVHARGYGAHGYFETYESLDSLTCADIFQRKGEKTPVFARFSTVAGNKGSPDLARDVRGFAVKFYTQEGNWDLVGNNIPVFFIQDAMKFPDLIHSAKAEPDRGFPQAQTAHDNFWDFISLSPESMHMVMWAMSDRAIPRSLRFMEGFGVHTFKFINAKGDEKYVKFHWKPKGGLQSVVWNEALKLNGADPDFHRRDMWQAIGQGDYPEWELGVQIFDQQFADDFEFDVFDATKLIPEEQVPVKIIGRMVLDRVVDNFFAETEQVAFCTQNIVPGLDFTPDPLLQGRNFSYLDTQVKRLGGPNFTHIPVNAPKCPMRHFQQDGHMAMQNPKGRVNYEPNSWDGGENNPRECPAHGYKSSSEPMSGDKLRYRSETFADHYSQARQFYLSQTDVEQEHIHSAFIFELSKVEHLPIRERLVSHLLNIDETLANEVADGLGLKAMPQAAEAAMKTRHDLPVSDALSILKNGPKSFKGRKLGILVSDGLDAKIFADVTDALKVEGANYEVVAPQVGGVTCSKGKHIPAQQVINGGPSVLYDGVLVLLTEEGAQMLAKIPEAKDFVSDAYAHMKYIGYTDSALALFAAAALEDKMDAGWIDLNKASAKDFISSLRNLRFWAR, encoded by the coding sequence ATGACTGAATCATTTAAGTACGCAGGAAATAAAGGCAAAGGCGGCGAGTTACATCAACCCGCGACTGATGCCCATCCAACTATGACCACTGCTCAGGGATGCCCCGTGAGTGATGACCAGAATTCTCTAAAAGTGGGTAGCCGCGGCCCTGGTTTATTAGAAGATCATGTACTAAGAGAAAAGCTATTTCATTTCGACCACGAACGTATTCCAGAGCGCGTAGTGCATGCTCGGGGTTATGGTGCCCATGGCTATTTTGAGACATATGAGTCATTGGACTCACTCACATGTGCGGATATTTTTCAACGTAAGGGAGAGAAAACCCCAGTATTTGCGCGTTTCTCTACCGTTGCAGGTAACAAGGGGTCGCCTGATTTAGCCCGCGACGTGCGTGGTTTTGCTGTTAAATTTTATACCCAAGAGGGTAACTGGGATCTAGTGGGTAACAATATTCCAGTGTTCTTTATTCAAGATGCCATGAAGTTCCCTGATTTGATTCACTCTGCTAAAGCTGAGCCGGACCGCGGCTTTCCTCAGGCGCAAACGGCCCATGATAATTTCTGGGATTTCATCAGCCTATCGCCTGAGTCGATGCATATGGTGATGTGGGCGATGTCAGATCGCGCTATTCCAAGATCTCTGCGCTTTATGGAGGGTTTTGGCGTACATACCTTTAAATTTATTAATGCTAAGGGTGATGAGAAATACGTTAAATTTCATTGGAAACCCAAAGGCGGTTTGCAGTCCGTCGTGTGGAATGAAGCGTTAAAACTAAACGGTGCGGACCCTGATTTTCATCGTCGTGATATGTGGCAAGCCATCGGGCAAGGTGATTACCCCGAGTGGGAGCTAGGCGTTCAAATATTTGATCAACAATTCGCTGACGATTTTGAGTTTGATGTGTTTGATGCAACCAAACTTATCCCTGAAGAACAGGTGCCAGTCAAAATCATTGGACGCATGGTACTTGACCGGGTAGTGGATAACTTCTTTGCAGAAACTGAACAGGTTGCCTTTTGTACGCAAAATATTGTACCGGGGTTGGATTTCACGCCTGATCCTTTGTTACAAGGGCGTAACTTCTCTTATCTGGACACGCAAGTTAAGCGACTTGGCGGACCAAATTTTACGCATATTCCCGTCAATGCCCCAAAATGCCCTATGCGTCACTTCCAACAAGACGGTCATATGGCGATGCAGAATCCTAAAGGTCGAGTGAATTATGAACCTAATTCATGGGATGGGGGAGAGAACAACCCTCGTGAGTGCCCAGCACACGGTTACAAGAGTTCATCTGAACCTATGAGCGGTGACAAATTACGTTATCGTTCTGAAACGTTCGCTGATCATTATAGCCAAGCCCGTCAGTTTTATTTGAGCCAAACCGACGTGGAGCAAGAACATATACACAGTGCCTTTATTTTCGAGCTATCAAAAGTAGAGCACTTACCTATTCGGGAGCGGTTAGTATCACACTTACTCAATATTGATGAAACGTTAGCCAATGAAGTCGCAGACGGATTGGGCCTAAAAGCTATGCCACAAGCTGCAGAAGCAGCGATGAAAACCCGCCACGACTTACCTGTATCAGATGCGCTAAGTATCTTAAAAAACGGCCCTAAAAGCTTTAAAGGTCGCAAGTTGGGCATATTAGTCAGCGATGGTTTAGATGCCAAGATATTCGCCGATGTAACCGACGCCCTGAAGGTAGAGGGTGCTAATTATGAAGTTGTTGCGCCTCAAGTGGGTGGCGTAACATGTAGTAAAGGCAAGCATATTCCCGCCCAGCAAGTAATCAACGGTGGGCCTTCTGTGTTGTACGATGGGGTGTTGGTGTTATTGACAGAAGAAGGTGCCCAAATGCTGGCAAAGATACCTGAAGCAAAAGATTTTGTTAGTGATGCATATGCTCATATGAAGTACATAGGTTATACCGATAGTGCCCTCGCGCTGTTTGCCGCGGCGGCTCTTGAAGATAAAATGGACGCTGGCTGGATTGATCTGAACAAGGCGTCTGCCAAGGACTTTATCAGTTCGTTACGTAACCTACGCTTTTGGGCCCGTTAG
- a CDS encoding TonB-dependent receptor, with protein MRISKLSCAVIAALATTSAFAQEDASKAGKAHIETIEVTATKRSESIQDIPVSVTALNGQALENLGVDNFQEYVEFLPNVIFQGTGPGQNEIYIRGAATTQSNISVSSVQALQPSVAFYLDEQPVSMQGRNLDIYATDMQRIEVLPGPQGTLFGASSQSGTVRLITKKPDHSGFSAGVDTSTGFTKGGEMSNSVEAFMNFAVTDDLAVRVAAYSDNQGGWIDNIRNDPNNGGYIGSAVVIDRISGGVLSDPQNTPVDSPENDALVEDDFNDAIYSGARFGLSYIINEDWDLLVQHTQQTLSTEGVFSYDPNLEGETSTNRFVPEDNDDEFGLTTWTLEGRMDKLDVVYTGGYLNRSINSTIDYTGYTNGGLFSAYYVCSYGGDVAAEDERCLDPTKYYKEKTDTTRMTHELRFNTPSDNVWRVTAGVFYDEQELKSVGKFNIANTEKFDNLARTTVGTEGINSNGGPFEPSISFVNDITHDIDQVAVFGQFEYDLSETVTATLGARWYQIEDTYKGSTTTVDVSRRLRAFGSQDPDELAASGLDAGVIAAIESGQLEVGLLDDNGTLTVDDVILKASVDWKVNEDILLFATYSEGFRPPVTNRVGGGLATNQTGAFENFRIPVYSTTDSLDNYELGIKGDFLDGILRVNATAFYSEISDLQTSRYDPTNISFLVFTDNVGDAEIRGLDADITWLATDNLVINAAFSILDTELTRINSALDGIAPPVGSKLPYSADFSGNIRARYFHELDNGITAYVNGSISYTGDRLASMSMDAYALEDTAQLVYGTGTGLSIEQEADVYEGVTFPDSNGETFKGGRYIQDSYVLANLAFGITNDEWKAEIFIDNVTDEHATLYIDAQQYTPKIVSNRPRTIGLRMSYDFF; from the coding sequence ATGAGAATATCTAAATTAAGCTGTGCGGTAATCGCCGCCCTCGCAACTACCTCAGCGTTTGCACAGGAAGATGCAAGCAAAGCAGGCAAAGCTCACATTGAAACCATTGAAGTTACTGCAACAAAACGTTCTGAATCCATTCAAGATATTCCCGTTTCGGTTACAGCACTAAATGGCCAAGCGTTGGAAAATCTTGGTGTTGATAATTTTCAAGAATACGTCGAATTCTTACCAAACGTGATTTTTCAGGGAACTGGCCCTGGTCAGAACGAAATCTATATTCGCGGTGCTGCTACCACACAAAGTAATATATCAGTTTCTTCAGTACAGGCATTACAGCCGTCAGTGGCTTTTTATTTAGATGAGCAGCCGGTTTCTATGCAGGGTCGAAATCTAGATATATACGCCACAGATATGCAGCGCATTGAAGTACTGCCAGGTCCACAAGGTACACTTTTTGGTGCCAGTTCGCAGTCAGGCACCGTAAGATTGATCACCAAAAAACCTGATCACAGCGGTTTTTCTGCTGGCGTTGATACAAGCACCGGTTTCACCAAAGGTGGTGAGATGAGCAACTCAGTCGAAGCGTTTATGAACTTTGCTGTAACAGACGATCTTGCGGTACGTGTGGCAGCGTATTCTGACAATCAAGGCGGCTGGATTGATAACATTCGCAATGATCCAAACAATGGCGGCTATATTGGTAGCGCTGTAGTCATCGACAGAATATCTGGCGGTGTGCTTAGTGATCCGCAGAATACGCCAGTTGATTCACCTGAAAATGATGCCTTGGTTGAAGATGATTTCAACGATGCAATATATTCAGGCGCCCGATTTGGTTTGTCATACATTATAAATGAAGATTGGGATTTGTTGGTACAGCATACCCAGCAAACATTAAGCACCGAAGGCGTTTTTTCTTACGATCCTAACCTTGAAGGTGAAACGTCAACTAACCGTTTTGTACCAGAAGATAACGACGATGAATTTGGTTTAACCACTTGGACCCTTGAAGGGCGTATGGATAAACTGGACGTGGTTTATACTGGTGGCTACTTAAATCGTTCAATCAATTCAACCATTGATTATACCGGTTATACAAATGGCGGATTATTCTCCGCGTATTATGTTTGTAGTTATGGTGGTGATGTTGCTGCAGAGGACGAACGTTGCTTGGATCCAACCAAATACTATAAAGAAAAAACCGATACCACTCGTATGACCCATGAGCTTCGTTTTAATACACCGAGTGATAACGTATGGCGCGTGACTGCTGGCGTATTTTATGATGAGCAAGAATTAAAATCAGTGGGTAAATTTAATATTGCTAATACAGAAAAATTCGACAATCTGGCCAGAACAACAGTGGGTACTGAAGGCATAAACTCAAATGGTGGGCCGTTTGAGCCAAGTATCAGTTTTGTGAACGATATCACCCATGATATTGACCAAGTCGCGGTATTTGGGCAATTTGAATATGACCTGAGCGAAACTGTAACAGCCACGCTTGGTGCCCGCTGGTACCAAATTGAAGATACCTATAAAGGCTCGACCACCACGGTTGATGTAAGCCGTCGCTTGCGTGCGTTCGGCTCTCAAGACCCAGACGAGTTGGCAGCATCAGGCTTGGATGCCGGAGTGATAGCGGCGATAGAAAGTGGTCAACTTGAAGTGGGCTTATTGGACGATAACGGCACATTAACAGTTGATGATGTGATCCTTAAAGCATCGGTCGATTGGAAGGTTAACGAAGATATATTGCTGTTCGCTACCTACTCTGAAGGCTTCCGTCCACCTGTTACTAACCGAGTCGGCGGTGGTTTGGCTACCAATCAAACTGGCGCATTCGAGAACTTTAGAATACCTGTTTATTCGACCACAGATTCACTCGATAACTACGAGCTAGGCATTAAAGGTGACTTCTTAGATGGTATATTACGGGTCAATGCTACGGCATTTTATTCTGAAATTAGCGATTTGCAGACTTCACGTTATGACCCCACTAACATCAGTTTTCTAGTCTTCACAGATAATGTAGGCGACGCTGAAATCCGCGGATTAGATGCAGATATCACTTGGCTAGCAACAGATAACCTAGTGATCAATGCGGCATTTAGTATTCTAGATACCGAATTGACGCGTATTAATTCTGCATTAGATGGTATTGCACCGCCTGTTGGCAGCAAACTACCTTACTCCGCTGATTTCTCGGGCAACATACGAGCACGCTACTTCCATGAATTGGATAACGGCATAACCGCTTATGTAAACGGCTCTATTAGTTATACCGGTGATCGTCTCGCGAGTATGTCCATGGACGCTTACGCGCTTGAAGATACTGCACAATTGGTTTATGGAACGGGAACCGGCTTAAGTATCGAACAAGAAGCAGATGTATATGAAGGCGTGACCTTTCCAGATTCCAATGGAGAAACCTTTAAAGGTGGACGTTATATTCAGGATAGTTACGTGTTAGCAAACCTCGCTTTTGGTATTACCAATGATGAATGGAAAGCAGAAATATTTATTGATAATGTAACTGATGAGCACGCAACTTTGTATATTGATGCTCAACAATATACGCCCAAAATTGTTTCTAACAGACCACGTACAATTGGCTTAAGAATGTCTTACGACTTCTTTTAA
- a CDS encoding tetratricopeptide repeat-containing sulfotransferase family protein, producing the protein MSTKNNGQANALIQEVYKVIKTNIQQAKFSEAILLCQKQLAADLPDNDRIEVLYLLVVAQRLQGEHHGALESNKMLLELNAEHARAWQENGYLYSAMGEHLKAAQAFYQATQLNPALLSSWRAIQPLYDKQGNSKAAAIAKGQVEYLAALPSAVLGATDLMYEGDLHTADRICRQFLQTKKHHAEAMLLLAEIGIQLKVYGEAEFILSSCIELYPQNKVAGMAYLKLLAKMAKFAEAKTLADKLLVASPSNAILLCAKASAMVGLGEVKGAISIYQDLLQQNQDQPGIQLLLGHALKAQGDLSAAIAAYQRAYHFNNELGDAYWSLANTKTYHFSDAELAAMEALVSKPKVSLENRIHLHFALGKSLEDRKSFDAAFAHYAKGNQLKQQQIKYNPDAFEGQVAKQIETCRPELFARLQAVGEQSADPIFIVGLPRAGSTLLEQILASHSKVDGTMELHDILGLASKLQGQKNQYPAILSDLDKGYFARFGQKYLQDTHVYRAGAPFFIDKMPNNFLHIGLIKLILPNAKVIDARRDSMACCFSGFKQLFGDGQEFSYGLEDIGRYYRAYEKLMSHWDSVLPGFVLKVQHEALIDDLHGQVQRILDFCGLPFEQQCIDFHKTERAIKTPSSEQVRQPIYRTGMDQWKNFESHLSALKDVLSKGA; encoded by the coding sequence TTGAGCACTAAGAATAACGGTCAAGCTAATGCTTTAATTCAAGAAGTGTACAAGGTGATCAAAACAAATATTCAGCAAGCAAAATTTAGCGAGGCCATTTTGCTCTGCCAGAAGCAACTTGCCGCCGATTTACCGGACAACGACCGAATCGAAGTATTATATCTGTTGGTTGTTGCGCAAAGACTACAAGGGGAGCACCACGGGGCGCTTGAGTCGAATAAAATGTTACTTGAACTGAATGCTGAGCATGCCCGCGCATGGCAAGAAAATGGCTATTTGTATTCGGCTATGGGAGAACATCTAAAAGCCGCGCAGGCTTTCTATCAAGCGACACAACTTAATCCCGCATTATTATCTAGCTGGCGTGCAATACAACCGCTTTATGACAAACAGGGTAATAGCAAAGCAGCGGCGATTGCCAAAGGACAAGTTGAATATTTAGCTGCACTACCAAGCGCGGTTTTAGGTGCGACGGATTTAATGTATGAAGGAGATTTACATACTGCCGACAGGATTTGCCGTCAGTTTCTACAAACTAAAAAGCATCATGCTGAAGCAATGCTGTTATTGGCTGAAATCGGTATTCAATTAAAAGTTTACGGCGAAGCAGAATTTATTCTAAGTAGTTGTATTGAGCTTTATCCCCAGAACAAAGTCGCGGGTATGGCTTACCTAAAATTACTGGCTAAAATGGCTAAATTTGCTGAAGCCAAAACATTAGCTGATAAGTTATTGGTTGCGTCGCCCTCTAACGCGATTTTACTCTGTGCTAAAGCCAGTGCCATGGTCGGTTTAGGGGAAGTGAAAGGAGCCATTTCAATCTATCAAGACTTGTTGCAGCAAAATCAAGATCAACCAGGAATACAGCTTTTACTCGGTCATGCGTTAAAAGCTCAAGGGGATTTATCCGCAGCGATTGCCGCATACCAACGGGCTTACCATTTCAATAATGAACTCGGTGATGCTTATTGGAGTTTAGCGAATACCAAAACCTACCATTTTAGCGATGCTGAACTGGCCGCAATGGAAGCACTTGTTAGTAAACCCAAGGTTAGCCTAGAAAATAGAATTCACTTACATTTTGCCTTAGGTAAGTCTCTTGAAGACAGAAAATCGTTTGATGCTGCGTTTGCACATTATGCCAAGGGTAATCAACTCAAGCAGCAACAGATCAAGTACAACCCTGATGCATTCGAAGGTCAGGTTGCCAAGCAAATCGAAACTTGCCGGCCAGAACTTTTTGCTCGCTTGCAAGCAGTTGGAGAGCAAAGCGCTGACCCCATTTTTATTGTCGGGTTACCCAGAGCAGGCTCAACCTTGCTTGAACAAATTTTGGCTTCCCATTCTAAAGTGGACGGCACCATGGAGTTGCATGATATTCTCGGGTTGGCTTCTAAATTACAAGGTCAGAAGAATCAATACCCAGCAATATTGTCAGATCTCGATAAAGGTTACTTTGCCCGCTTTGGGCAGAAATACCTGCAAGATACTCACGTTTATCGCGCGGGAGCGCCATTTTTTATTGATAAAATGCCCAATAACTTTCTACACATAGGTCTAATTAAGCTGATACTGCCTAACGCAAAAGTAATCGATGCAAGACGTGATTCAATGGCCTGCTGCTTTAGCGGTTTTAAGCAACTATTTGGTGATGGGCAAGAGTTCAGTTACGGGCTTGAAGACATTGGACGCTATTATCGAGCTTATGAAAAATTGATGTCCCACTGGGACAGCGTTTTGCCAGGGTTTGTGCTTAAAGTACAACACGAAGCGCTTATTGATGATTTACATGGGCAAGTGCAGCGCATACTCGATTTCTGTGGATTGCCGTTTGAACAACAATGTATCGATTTCCATAAGACTGAACGAGCGATTAAAACGCCCAGCTCAGAACAGGTTAGGCAACCAATTTATCGTACTGGAATGGACCAATGGAAAAATTTCGAATCACACTTGTCCGCCTTAAAAGACGTATTGAGTAAAGGGGCTTAA
- a CDS encoding sulfotransferase family 2 domain-containing protein, with translation MLLNHRYKFLYIHIAKTGGTSVRAVLNKLRWQDPMYYLMFPCHKLSNMSGHITGTKFPRHSGAIAAKEMLPDAFFHQLYKFAFVRNPWDLQVSSYHHIQREKPALLDGIRNFKEFIKYKFDPARPYIFHFDIATKLQSDHLVDLDGNVIVDYIGRYETLAEDFNVISQHCGMKNVCLPHKRKALDRQKDYRSYYDDASIAAVAKHYQRDVELLNYQFE, from the coding sequence ATGCTGCTAAACCACCGTTACAAGTTTTTATATATACACATCGCCAAAACAGGTGGAACAAGCGTTCGTGCGGTCCTTAATAAATTACGCTGGCAAGACCCTATGTATTACTTAATGTTTCCCTGCCACAAACTAAGTAATATGAGCGGCCATATTACAGGCACTAAGTTCCCACGTCACTCGGGTGCCATCGCAGCCAAAGAAATGTTGCCCGACGCTTTTTTTCATCAGTTATATAAGTTTGCGTTTGTTCGTAACCCTTGGGATTTGCAGGTTTCTTCTTATCATCATATTCAGCGTGAAAAGCCAGCACTGCTAGATGGTATTAGAAATTTTAAAGAATTCATTAAGTATAAATTTGACCCTGCAAGACCGTATATCTTCCACTTTGATATTGCTACAAAATTACAGAGCGACCATTTAGTCGACTTAGATGGCAATGTGATAGTGGATTATATTGGACGCTATGAAACCTTAGCCGAAGATTTCAACGTTATTAGTCAACACTGTGGTATGAAAAACGTATGTCTTCCTCACAAACGCAAAGCCCTCGACCGCCAAAAAGATTATCGCAGTTACTACGACGATGCATCAATTGCAGCGGTTGCAAAGCATTACCAACGTGATGTTGAGTTACTCAATTATCAATTCGAATAA
- a CDS encoding SDR family oxidoreductase — protein MPVVKVALVTGGSRGIGAAIVRRLSADGFAVAINYAKNAEPAKALVAELKKANRQAVAVQCNVAITDDVNDMFNTVESELGPINVLINNAGIMINAPVAQSEEGHFDEQIAVNLKGTFNTLKQAANRMPHGGRIVNLSTSVVGLKLENYGIYAATKAAIETLSAILSKELRGKEITVNTVAPGPTATDLFLNGKSQEVVDRLAKMSPLERLATPDDIARAVAFLVGPDGAWINGQVLRANGGIV, from the coding sequence ATGCCCGTTGTAAAAGTAGCGTTAGTTACAGGTGGCTCAAGAGGTATTGGCGCAGCGATAGTGCGTAGATTGTCAGCGGATGGTTTTGCAGTAGCAATTAATTACGCTAAAAATGCCGAGCCGGCAAAAGCGTTGGTGGCCGAATTAAAGAAAGCGAATCGCCAGGCAGTGGCGGTTCAGTGCAATGTCGCCATTACCGATGATGTGAACGATATGTTCAATACCGTTGAAAGCGAATTAGGCCCAATTAACGTATTAATAAATAATGCGGGGATAATGATAAATGCCCCTGTGGCGCAAAGCGAAGAAGGACATTTTGATGAGCAAATCGCCGTCAACTTAAAAGGGACATTCAATACACTTAAGCAAGCGGCAAACCGTATGCCCCATGGCGGGCGAATTGTTAATCTGTCCACCAGCGTAGTTGGCTTAAAATTAGAGAACTACGGTATTTACGCAGCAACAAAAGCAGCGATTGAAACCCTCAGTGCTATTCTAAGCAAAGAATTACGCGGCAAAGAAATCACCGTTAATACGGTGGCACCGGGGCCCACAGCCACAGATTTATTTTTAAATGGCAAATCACAAGAAGTGGTTGATCGTTTAGCTAAGATGAGTCCATTAGAACGATTAGCCACACCTGATGATATTGCTCGTGCAGTGGCCTTCTTAGTTGGCCCTGACGGAGCATGGATAAATGGCCAAGTGCTACGAGCAAATGGCGGCATAGTCTAA
- a CDS encoding S9 family peptidase: protein MLSLPSKGVELPTTQYSRLPLVVKPDLSPNGEQIAFIKNYLNPEVSVLSVLDLKTNKVKMLVKSDNEGVKVSWFRWANEETVIVSLRIARTQGTVKFTETQLVAINIGEDEVKQRNLFRPKSGRSNEHRSQFQDTVVSFLPDDPDHILLALDLDVANMPSVYRVNINTRSRHRLQRSKMRVRSWMADRQGNVRLGESLNYKTGKASIHYRLPGEDDWQKMFEHNALEEVSIAPLGFAKDPNILFYNAYKGDKKALYKINLTTQESTLVFEDPDYDVDGSLIYSTKLNDVIGIRHANSPTGRIYWDENYQHFQASLDKALPDTSNYLIDFSDDEESYLLYTESDFIPGEYFLGNRPKRSLVMLFEQYPGLQDLAPTNHNLVSYTARDGTKIEGYLSLPNGANGPIATIVHPHGGPGAREYDGFDYWTSFFTNRGYAVFRPNFRGSSGYGKQFANSQMQGWGLTMQDDITDATHWLIDEKIAAPNRICIVGASYGGYAAAMATVKSPDLFKCAISFAGVMDLQRLVSKSRYFLNKKFVKKQIGDDEDDLAARSPYYSAEKINIPMLLLHGEDDRVVEVGQSREMFDELQDLNKDVKYVELKNGDHYLSIQRNRHRVFAEMDAFLKVHLGDNASSQSAAISE, encoded by the coding sequence ATGCTGAGTTTACCGAGTAAAGGTGTTGAGCTGCCCACAACCCAATACAGTCGATTGCCATTAGTGGTAAAACCCGATTTATCACCCAATGGCGAGCAAATTGCTTTTATCAAAAACTACCTCAATCCCGAGGTTTCTGTGCTTTCCGTTTTAGATTTAAAAACGAACAAAGTAAAAATGTTGGTTAAATCAGATAATGAAGGTGTGAAGGTCAGCTGGTTTAGATGGGCCAATGAAGAAACGGTCATCGTCAGCCTGCGGATTGCCCGCACCCAAGGCACGGTAAAGTTCACTGAAACGCAGCTAGTCGCCATAAATATTGGTGAAGATGAAGTCAAGCAGCGTAATTTATTTAGACCAAAATCCGGTCGTTCGAACGAACACAGATCACAATTTCAAGATACAGTCGTGTCTTTTTTGCCTGATGATCCTGACCATATACTGCTCGCATTAGATCTCGATGTGGCCAACATGCCATCTGTATATAGAGTCAACATCAACACGCGAAGTAGACATCGACTACAAAGAAGCAAAATGAGGGTACGAAGCTGGATGGCCGACCGTCAGGGCAATGTGCGCTTGGGTGAATCTCTTAACTATAAAACGGGCAAAGCGTCTATTCATTATCGTTTACCAGGGGAAGACGATTGGCAAAAGATGTTTGAACACAACGCACTAGAAGAAGTGAGTATCGCACCTTTGGGCTTTGCGAAAGACCCCAACATATTATTTTACAATGCTTACAAGGGCGATAAAAAAGCCTTATATAAAATAAACCTTACTACCCAGGAATCCACATTAGTCTTTGAGGATCCCGATTATGATGTAGATGGCTCACTGATTTATTCCACCAAGCTTAACGATGTCATTGGTATACGCCATGCTAATAGCCCGACGGGCAGAATATATTGGGATGAGAATTATCAACATTTCCAAGCCTCGTTAGACAAAGCTCTACCTGATACGAGTAATTATTTAATTGATTTTAGCGACGACGAAGAAAGCTATCTACTTTATACAGAAAGCGACTTTATACCTGGTGAATATTTTTTAGGTAATCGTCCAAAAAGGTCGCTGGTGATGCTCTTCGAGCAATATCCAGGTCTACAAGACCTCGCCCCCACCAACCACAATTTAGTGAGTTATACCGCGCGAGACGGTACAAAAATAGAAGGTTATTTGTCCCTGCCCAATGGGGCCAATGGGCCCATTGCAACCATAGTGCACCCTCACGGTGGACCTGGCGCGAGAGAATATGACGGCTTTGATTATTGGACGTCATTTTTCACTAATCGAGGATACGCCGTCTTTCGCCCTAATTTCAGGGGCTCGTCGGGTTACGGCAAACAATTCGCCAATAGTCAAATGCAGGGTTGGGGATTAACTATGCAAGACGACATCACGGATGCCACCCACTGGCTGATAGATGAAAAAATCGCTGCCCCTAATCGCATATGTATTGTAGGGGCGAGTTATGGTGGATATGCTGCTGCCATGGCCACCGTTAAAAGCCCTGATTTATTCAAGTGTGCGATTAGTTTTGCCGGTGTGATGGATCTACAACGCTTAGTCAGTAAGAGTAGATATTTTCTAAATAAGAAATTTGTTAAAAAGCAAATTGGCGACGATGAAGATGACTTAGCGGCCCGTTCTCCTTATTACAGCGCAGAAAAAATTAATATTCCCATGCTATTACTACACGGAGAAGATGATCGCGTGGTAGAAGTAGGTCAAAGCCGTGAAATGTTTGATGAACTGCAAGATTTAAACAAAGATGTCAAATACGTGGAATTGAAAAATGGCGATCATTATTTATCTATTCAACGTAATCGTCATCGAGTATTTGCAGAAATGGATGCTTTTTTAAAAGTGCATTTAGGCGACAACGCCTCAAGCCAATCCGCCGCTATTAGCGAATAA